A genomic stretch from bacterium includes:
- a CDS encoding 3-hydroxybutyryl-CoA dehydrogenase: protein MKVAVIGGGTMGNGIVHVFAQHGHDVTLIDLDRGALDRALATIAKNLDRQVKKGALSEADKDATLRRIAAATDLAAAAGADLAIEAVFESYEVKRAIFVKLDEVLGPEAILASNTSSISITKLAACTGRPERVIGMHFMNPVPVMKLVEVISGQATAPDVLARIMAVSADLEKTPVAVQDYPGFVSNRVLMPMINEAVQCLMEGVADREAIDTVMKLGMAHPMGPLQLADFIGLDVCLDIMNVLYDGFKDGKYRPSPLLVRMVAAGHLGRKTGRGFYDYQA, encoded by the coding sequence ATGAAGGTTGCGGTGATCGGCGGCGGGACGATGGGCAACGGGATCGTGCACGTCTTCGCCCAGCACGGGCACGACGTCACCCTGATCGACCTGGATCGGGGCGCCCTGGACCGGGCCCTGGCCACGATCGCGAAGAACCTCGACCGGCAGGTCAAGAAGGGCGCGCTGTCCGAGGCCGACAAGGACGCGACCCTGCGGCGCATCGCCGCCGCCACGGACCTGGCCGCCGCCGCCGGCGCCGACCTGGCGATCGAAGCCGTCTTCGAGAGCTACGAGGTGAAGCGGGCGATCTTCGTGAAGCTGGACGAGGTCCTGGGCCCCGAGGCGATTCTGGCCTCGAACACCTCCAGCATCAGCATCACGAAGCTCGCGGCCTGCACCGGCCGGCCCGAGCGCGTGATCGGCATGCACTTCATGAACCCCGTGCCGGTGATGAAGCTCGTGGAGGTCATCAGCGGCCAGGCGACCGCGCCCGACGTCCTGGCGCGGATCATGGCGGTCAGCGCCGATCTGGAGAAGACGCCGGTCGCGGTGCAGGACTACCCCGGCTTCGTCAGCAACCGCGTGCTGATGCCCATGATCAACGAGGCCGTGCAGTGCCTGATGGAGGGCGTCGCCGACCGCGAGGCCATCGACACGGTCATGAAGCTGGGCATGGCCCACCCGATGGGGCCGCTGCAGCTGGCCGACTTCATCGGCCTGGACGTCTGCCTGGACATCATGAACGTGCTTTATGACGGCTTCAAGGACGGCAAGTACCGTCCCAGCCCGCTGCTGGTGCGGATGGTCGCCGCCGGCCACCTCGGCCGCAAGACGGGCCGGGGCTTCTACGACTACCAGGCCTAG